Proteins from a genomic interval of Treponema succinifaciens DSM 2489:
- a CDS encoding metallophosphoesterase family protein — MKFLCVSDQIDPLVYSSTVKERYGDVDAVFCAGDLSMEYVDFIVDALGKPTFFVFGNHDLKEYKYYKNKMFSDSLFSSSMFIFEGTGVEHAHGADYASNKNIRCKNLTFKTPDGKTTPLLISGVTGSIRYNNGQAQFTDKQMKRQLIAMIPGLVWNKIRYGRYCDIFLTHASPRHIHDKEDQCHKGFDCFNWFIKKFSPGLMIHGHIHLYDLQATRCTISENTTVINAYSHIVIEFEPNLKKGANFGADVSILADR, encoded by the coding sequence ATGAAATTCCTTTGCGTTTCTGACCAAATAGACCCTTTAGTCTACTCTTCCACAGTAAAAGAAAGATACGGAGATGTTGATGCTGTTTTTTGCGCCGGCGATCTTTCTATGGAATATGTTGATTTTATAGTAGACGCACTGGGAAAACCGACTTTTTTCGTCTTCGGAAACCATGATTTAAAGGAATACAAATATTATAAAAACAAAATGTTTTCTGATTCATTATTTTCCAGCTCAATGTTTATATTTGAAGGAACCGGAGTCGAACATGCACACGGAGCAGACTACGCAAGCAACAAAAATATCAGATGCAAAAATCTTACATTTAAAACCCCAGACGGAAAAACAACGCCGCTTCTTATTTCTGGAGTTACAGGAAGCATAAGATACAACAACGGTCAGGCCCAATTCACTGACAAGCAAATGAAAAGACAGCTCATAGCGATGATTCCGGGTCTGGTTTGGAACAAAATAAGATATGGAAGATACTGCGATATTTTTTTAACGCACGCATCTCCAAGACATATACATGACAAAGAAGACCAGTGCCACAAAGGATTTGACTGTTTTAACTGGTTTATCAAAAAATTTTCACCGGGGCTTATGATTCACGGTCATATACATTTGTACGATCTTCAGGCTACAAGATGCACTATATCAGAAAACACAACAGTCATAAATGCGTACAGCCACATCGTAATCGAATTCGAGCCAAACCTAAAAAAAGGAGCAAATTTTGGAGCAGATGTTTCTATCCTCGCAGACAGATGA